ATTTTTTAATCAAAACAAATTAATTTTAAGCAAGATTGAGATATTTGTTCTACTATTTTAATGAAATGATTACAAAAGGTATTCAATCATGACTAAACAATTGCAGGCAGCTTTATACATTTTTTTAGGATGTACCCTTATTTCTTTCACATCGAATGCTGAAGATACATCCAAGAGTACAAGCACGGGTACAACTACGGGCACAGGTACAAGTACAAGCACAAGTACAAGCACAACTACAAATACTAACGGTGCTGCATCCTCGGACAGCTCAATGGAAATATCCAAAGATAGCTGGTTAAAATCAGTAACCCCACTATTGCCCGATCTCATTTGCAAAGGATTTGAAAATGACCCTCAGCTAAAAAAACGACTAGATGACATCAAAATGAACTATGATAAGTGCATCGCTGCAATTCCAGAAAGCGTCAGTAAATGCCAACAACAATTGTATGGAAGCATTCCTGATAAAATCAATAACGACAGTGCAGCTGTTTGGGGAAAATCACTTGGTGAATGTATTGGTAAAGATTTTGCACTAAAATATTTAATCCCTAAAAGCTAATGAAGGACTAACGAGCCGATAAATGCAAATAAGTTCGGTGCCAGCCTAATCCCCGGATTATAATCTCGTGTAATCCGGGTTATACCGAGTCAACTCTCCTCCCAATAATTAACTCCTGATTTCTTATTGAGAAATGCGACAAACTCTTGGTGCAATTCAAGCTCTTTAGTATCGGCGGACAAAACTATTGGGTTTGCTAACTGAAGTGCTGCAATTTCTTGGGGTTTGATTTTGGTAGAGATGGAAGCTTCTTCAACTTCTGCAAATAAACTGGTTTGACCACCGGTCATAGCCAGATAGACGTATGCAAGAATCTCCGCGTCGAGTAACGCGCCATGAAGTTCGCGATTGAAGTGATCGATTCCAAATCGTTTGCATAAAGCATCTAAACTGTTTCGTTGTCCGGGGTATTTATCACGGGCTAAGACTAAGGTGTCAATGATAGTGCAAGAATCTTCTAATCTTTTGTTCCATTGGATGTGTTTAAATTCTGAATTTAAAAATCCGACGTCAAAAGGTGCGTTGTGAATTATGAGTTCAGCACCAACAATAAAACTCCAAAATTCGTCTGCTTTTTCTTCAAATAATGGTTTATCTTGTAAAAACTCATTACTAATTCCATGGACACGAAAAGCACCTTCATCAACCAGACGTT
This sequence is a window from Legionella cherrii. Protein-coding genes within it:
- the dnaQ gene encoding DNA polymerase III subunit epsilon — protein: MRQIVLDTETTGIGHEQGHRVIEIGCVELFDRKLTGKHFHVYLNPQRLVDEGAFRVHGISNEFLQDKPLFEEKADEFWSFIVGAELIIHNAPFDVGFLNSEFKHIQWNKRLEDSCTIIDTLVLARDKYPGQRNSLDALCKRFGIDHFNRELHGALLDAEILAYVYLAMTGGQTSLFAEVEEASISTKIKPQEIAALQLANPIVLSADTKELELHQEFVAFLNKKSGVNYWEES